A region of Vigna radiata var. radiata cultivar VC1973A chromosome 6, Vradiata_ver6, whole genome shotgun sequence DNA encodes the following proteins:
- the LOC106763902 gene encoding UPF0503 protein At3g09070, chloroplastic codes for MTPKSQRLSACHRHPTAPITGFCALCLRERLAGIPSDNSPPSPSLRRSKSCSRPTAAADDPRRRSCEVRPRSSLSDLFNRDDLRKSRSRKHASEVRVSHDGDDDADEETKTVKEFIDLELQLRKRNGARDSRTFWNAAAEKFKKWKWKHRAKKNSDADSSVKRNAEKRRAQGLRETQSEVGECNLGRRSCDADPRFSIEAGRISFDCPRASWDGCLIGKSCSRLSPMLSVDEDSNSINSNSNNNSVGLGSSGDGRRSFGFDRSSSRRRQSISGLDELKLTSNANVNAKVSPKVSPATFYGAKLLITEKELMDNYVRSSADAVESGCVMESDSKDVSGSANRQKGVKKLQKWRDVWSKLGLVQRTERRQDRIGEEECDSGVVVDKPLAESLQRLGRVVNVQASEPVGQKLMRSYSVSCRSPCRTDGFADDSESKGSNGRHEFMFQRNRSVRYSPNNPDTGLLRFYLTPSKSYKRSKAGKSSVKDLHSAAKIGL; via the coding sequence ATGACTCCCAAATCCCAACGCCTCTCCGCCTGCCACCGCCACCCCACCGCCCCCATCACCGGCTTCTGCGCCCTCTGTCTCCGCGAGCGCCTCGCTGGTATCCCCTCCGACAACTCCCCTCCATCTCCTTCACTCCGCCGCTCCAAATCCTGCTCTCGCCCCACCGCCGCTGCCGACGACCCCCGCCGCCGCTCCTGTGAGGTCCGCCCCCGCAGCTCCCTTTCCGATCTCTTCAACCGCGACGACTTACGAAAATCCCGCTCTCGCAAACACGCCTCCGAGGTTAGGGTTTCCCACGACGGCGACGATGATGCCGACGAGGAAACCAAGACGGTGAAGGAGTTTATAGATCTCGAGCTGCAGCTCCGCAAGAGGAATGGTGCCAGGGATTCCAGGACCTTCTGGAACGCCGCCGCAGAGAAGTTCAAGAAGTGGAAATGGAAACACAGGGCTAAGAAAAACTCTGACGCTGATAGTAGTGTGAAGAGAAATGCAGAGAAGCGAAGAGCGCAGGGATTGAGAGAGACTCAATCGGAGGTTGGAGAATGCAATTTAGGGAGAAGATCCTGCGACGCGGATCCGAGGTTTTCGATTGAAGCGGGAAGAATCTCGTTCGATTGCCCTCGCGCTTCCTGGGATGGGTGTTTGATTGGGAAATCGTGTTCTAGGCTTTCACCGATGCTTTCAGTCGATGAAGATTCCAATTCCATTAACAGCAACAGCAACAATAACAGTGTTGGTTTGGGAAGTTCTGGCGATGGTAGAAGGAGTTTTGGTTTTGATAGATCAAGCTCTCGTAGGAGGCAGTCAATTTCGGGGCTTGATGAGTTGAAATTAACGTCTAATGCGAATGTGAATGCGAAGGTGTCGCCGAAGGTGTCTCCGGCCACCTTCTATGGTGCCAAGTTGTTAATTACTGAAAAAGAATTGATGGACAATTATGTGAGATCTTCAGCTGATGCTGTTGAATCTGGTTGTGTGATGGAATCTGATTCCAAGGATGTTTCTGGTTCTGCCAATAGGCAAAAGGGTGTCAAGAAGTTGCAGAAATGGCGCGATGTGTGGAGCAAGTTGGGTTTAGTACAGAGAACTGAGAGAAGGCAGGATAGGATTGGGGAAGAGGAGTGTGATTCTGGTGTTGTGGTTGATAAGCCACTTGCAGAGTCTTTGCAGAGGCTTGGGAGGGTGGTTAATGTGCAAGCAAGTGAGCCTGTTGGTCAGAAGCTTATGCGAAGCTATAGCGTTAGCTGTAGAAGCCCTTGTAGAACGGATGGTTTCGCCGATGATTCTGAGAGCAAAGGGAGTAATGGGAGACACGAGTTTATGTTTCAGAGGAACCGGAGTGTTAGATATTCGCCAAATAATCCTGACACTGGTTTGCTGAGATTCTATTTGACTCCGTCCAAGAGCTATAAGAGAAGCAAGGCTGGAAAGAGTAGTGTTAAAGATTTGCATTCAGCAGCCAAAATTGGCTTGTGA